A single Elaeis guineensis isolate ETL-2024a chromosome 15, EG11, whole genome shotgun sequence DNA region contains:
- the LOC140854039 gene encoding uncharacterized protein: protein MVDKKMVENLEAETGVLHGAAPEVRFEGFGQGNGGGSWEEPAGSADPRVSSLEGARYRSMSPARLPIARSRCLTISSGFSPSALLESPVLVTNMKAEPSPTTGTFNMSLVMNKAVHSERKSSPRDTSSNDAHHEGHHGAFEFKPHIRSSMNSGLSPLGALIGHQLITNVEAMKITKRKVAWAEEGRLAEAARLEEKIVEVTSLQEALQKEGQTSSELRAALEEERKKAEAEVSELKAQVSELKAQIPSLVSEVRARAVEFKTSEMEDLQVQFG, encoded by the exons ATGGTGGATAAGAAAATGGTGGAGAATCTGGAGGCCGAGACTGGAGTTCTCCACGGCGCGGCGCCGGAAGTCCGATTCGAGGGTTTCGGCCAGGGGAATGGTGGAGGGTCGTGGGAGGAGCCGGCCGGGAGCGCGGATCCTAGGGTTTCGTCGCTCGAAGGGGCAAGGTACAGGTCGATGTCTCCAGCCCGCCTCCCGATCGCGCGCTCCCGGTGCCTCACAATCTCCTCTGGCTTCAGCCCCTCCGCGCTGCTCGAGTCTCCGGTCCTCGTCACCAATATGAAG GCTGAGCCCTCCCCAACTACTGGTACCTTTAACATGTCCTTAGTGATGAATAAAGCCGTTCATTCTGAAAGAAAATCATCTCCTCGGGACACTTCCAGTAATGATGCACATCATGAGGGGCATCATGGAGCTTTTGAGTTCAAACCGCACATCAGATCATCTATGAATTCTGGCTTATCTCCATTGGGAGCTTTG attggacatcaGCTCATCACCAACGTCGAGGCGATGAAGATCACCAAGAGGAAGGTGGCttgggcggaggaaggtcgcctggctgaggccgcccgcctcgaggagaagatcgtcgaggtcacaagtctccaggaggcactgcagaaggagggacaaacctcatccgaactGAGGgctgccttggaggaggaaaggaagaaggcagaggccgaggtctccgaactgaaggcacaggtctccgagctgaaggcgcagatcccgTCCCTAGTCTCGGAGGTGAGGGCCCGAGCggtggagttcaagacctccgagatggaggatctgcaggtccagttcggctag